TTCTAATGCCTCTGGATCTAAACTCGTAGGCAATCCGAAAATTAATGGAACTCCGAATTGGCTCATTAGCATCAGGATCATCAATCCAGACTAATAGCTCAAACTCCAGTGATTCTCTTCCAAATGCTAGGAACCAAACTTCTGGCGGTGGATTTGACAATACTCGCGGTTCATGCCGAGCCGAAGTTAGCAATGCTTCAGTTAAGACTAATAGATCGGTGTCGTAAGCCACGCTAACGGGGATATGAATGCGGCAAGTATGTCCTGCATAACTCCAGTTAACTGTATTGTTTTCAATAAAACGTTGATTTGGCACAATTACGAATAAATCATCTTCAGTGCGAATAATAGTGGAACGAATCGAAATTTTTTCAATTGTGCCTTTGAGTTCGCCAATTTCTACGTAATCACCAACCTTGATAGTTTGCTCGAAGAGTAAAACTAGTCCACTAATAAAGTTGCTAGCAATATTTTGTAAACCAAAGCCAATCCCAATCCCGACTACGCCCGCAATCACTGCTAGAGAGCTAAGATCTATGCCAGCAGTTTGCAAAATAATTACACTGCTAAGAGTAATCAGGAGATATTTGATAAATACAGTTATTGCTTCTTGCAATCCACGATTAATCCGAAGTTTGGTTAATAGCGATCGCCTAATAATTTCGCTAATGATTCTTGATACAAAAAAAGCTAAGACAATGAGACCTAGCAAAGAAGAGATCGTAGCGATCGAAAACTTAGTACCTCCAATATCTAAAATTTGAGCTGTGAAGATTGCATATAGGTTTGTTAATAAAACATCCATCTTTTAGTTTAATTTCTCCACAACAACTCAACCCAAATTAACTTTAGAAAGTATGGCTAAGTGTGGTTTTCTAAAAATAACAATTCCCATTCATATCCTAATTTACTTCTTAATTTACTAGTTTTGAGTTGTATAAACTACAGTCGCATTTGCGTTGGGTATTTCTGATTTTTTAAGCTGAGTGTTGATCTTGCCCAAACCATCCTCGGTTCCAATCCATATTTGTTGATTATAAACAAGCAAATTAATCACTGAACTACTTGGCAAATTATAAATCGATGATGTAATTGCGCCATTATAAGTATTGGCAAGAACTAACCCATCTCTCATACCAATCCACAACTCACCATTTTTATGACTCGCCAGAGCCACAATATCTCGTCCAGTTACAGCATTAATGCGGGCGATCGCCTTATTAGTTTTTGGATTAATTTCAAACACATTGCGAGGAGTACCTGCCCAAATCTTACCCGATGGCTCCACGGCGATCGCTTGGACAATTTGACCTGATACATAGGGAATCCTTGCGGTGATTTTGGCTGTTCCAGGGTTGATTTTCACCAGTCCATTTAATGTACCGACCCAGAGATTACCAGCATTATCAAACTGCATCACATTGGCGGCTGTCCCTGGAAGATTGGGCATTCTGGCATAGGTTTCAGCATTGTAAGGACTGATGCGGGTTAATCCTTGATCAGTTCCGACCCAAATAAAACCTGCCCGATCCATCGCTAGACTAAGAATTCGGCTGGAAGATAGTTGAATCGCGATGTTTTCAATTTTGCCAGAGCTAGGCTCAATCTGATACAGGCCTGAGGTTGTGCCAACCCAAAAATAGCCACGACGATCTTCTAATAGGGCGGTAACCGTGGAATTGGGTAAAGAGATGGAGTTAACTGCCGCACCAGT
This genomic stretch from Pseudanabaena galeata CCNP1313 harbors:
- a CDS encoding mechanosensitive ion channel domain-containing protein, giving the protein MDVLLTNLYAIFTAQILDIGGTKFSIATISSLLGLIVLAFFVSRIISEIIRRSLLTKLRINRGLQEAITVFIKYLLITLSSVIILQTAGIDLSSLAVIAGVVGIGIGFGLQNIASNFISGLVLLFEQTIKVGDYVEIGELKGTIEKISIRSTIIRTEDDLFVIVPNQRFIENNTVNWSYAGHTCRIHIPVSVAYDTDLLVLTEALLTSARHEPRVLSNPPPEVWFLAFGRESLEFELLVWIDDPDANEPIRSSINFRIAYEFRSRGIRIPFPTREIILHNPEAMRQIIAPPNPEEDRDQQLQNTKQINSVLSPASNEISTKSLRDLLRKISYFERCTELELFALIARGYRKHFDISEIICRENDPSEEFYIILSGVVEIFSEKNNQAIATLSEGEFFGEISLLIGMPRTATVRALTVDTVLFVVERQQLQKLLSEHKELGEQIALKLSERQQVLISLGLLNEEELQRSQYAALSWVRDRLNNIFGINLGKNP
- a CDS encoding ligand-binding sensor domain-containing protein; protein product: MLVAKKISIALSSTLISVIVNVVSLCTVTYGVVNSANAINPDKHNSDIPANNILLARNPASNLDSRVSSTLIDYQGRLWIGTWQGLMQIDQRTGAAVNSISLPNSTVTALLEDRRGYFWVGTTSGLYQIEPSSGKIENIAIQLSSSRILSLAMDRAGFIWVGTDQGLTRISPYNAETYARMPNLPGTAANVMQFDNAGNLWVGTLNGLVKINPGTAKITARIPYVSGQIVQAIAVEPSGKIWAGTPRNVFEINPKTNKAIARINAVTGRDIVALASHKNGELWIGMRDGLVLANTYNGAITSSIYNLPSSSVINLLVYNQQIWIGTEDGLGKINTQLKKSEIPNANATVVYTTQN